TCCGCTGCCGCTGGTCCGTGTTGCTCCTGCTGGGTTTGCTTTCGATCCATCATCAGGCATCCCATCCTCCCATCCGGACACGTATGCATGAACAGCAGCAGCATCTCGAAAATGCAGACAGGCAGGCAGCAGCAAACAAGGGGAAGCCAATCCGGCCCAGAGCCGCCGCAGCTCTGGCAAGCCATTCCAACTAGCCCCTATCAGGCACAGCCATAGCCGCGCTAGCCCCCGCGCCTGGCACCGCGCCGGATCCTGAGGTGCCTGCCGCGCCCGGCCACGCGCCGGCACCAGCGGCGGCCGGCCCACCTGCTGCACCCGGCCACTCGGTGGCCGCGCCTGCACCCGCTGCACCAGGCCACGTCGCGACTGCTCCGGCACCCGCGGCGCCCGGCCACGCGACAGCCGCGCCGGCACCCGCGACGCCCAGCCACGAGCTGGCCGTGCCTGACCACGCGCCGGCCCCTGCTGCGCCGGGCCATTCGCACGCCCCGCCGCCAGGTGGCGCTCCCACGGCCGTGAGGAGTGCGCCGAGCGGACCCGGCGGCAGCCCTCCCGGCCACAGGAAGGCCGAATGCAGGGAGCCCCCGCCCGGAACGGGCTCAGAGCCACCGGATCCGTCGATCTTAGCGTCTCCGGCGTCTTTTCCGGGCTGCGCCGCCACCACCgtggaggagagaagagaggatcGTGAGGAGACGGCGGAGAAAGATCAGACGGTGGCAATTGAGGTGTAATTACAGGCAAATCCGGGGGTATTTTGGTACGGGATGGTGCGGGGCTGGGGAGGGAGCCGCGGGGAGCCTATCCAATACAATTTGCAAAACGGCTTCTCGGGTGCTTCGTGAGAGAAGCCGTTTTTTCCGGAGCTGTTTGGTACAGCTCCTCCAGGAACCGATGCCAAAAAGAGCCTAATATTATCAGCTGACCCTGTTACAAAATTCAATTTTTGATGATAGTTTGAGAAAATGGTGTATTTTTTCCCTCAACAAAATTGAACACATACTTTATTATATAGCTGAACCAGCTCAATTACAGAACAATAACCATGCTGCTTCGGCTCAATTTTGTACAAATATTTTCAGGCTTCAGTTTCATATGAGGACAAATAAACAATCCGAAAGCTTTGATCATATCAATCAACTATCAACCTAAGATTAAAAAAATTAGAAAAGCTCAATTGATCCGGATCACCTGCTTTCAGTTTTTTTCCTGCCATTGAATAATCTCATAGTCAAACAGGAGATTATCTCATACAGGAACTGGAGTCACTTCTTCAGCTTGTAAGCTATTGTAGTAGTCGACAAGGACTTTCCACCCTCCAGGACACATGAAACCGTCAGGAGGGTTCTCACCATTTTTGGCAAAAGTGCGCATCTGGTTCATATGTAAGCTTATTTGTGAGTAGGTGTAATAATCACTATGACAAAATCTTATGTGACAAATACGGTGAGAACTAATGAGCCCACCTTTGTTCCTGAGATGAACAGAAAATCTTGACTGCGTGAAGGATCAAAGAAGGCCATCTTCTTTGCCACTGTATCATAAGCTGCTACCTGAAACGGATAACAAAACAAGTGTGCATTCAagttttttattaaaaaaaagaTAATAACTCAAACAAATTTTAAAATGAATCAAACTGAATCCCTAGGGTGTACATCAGTTTtgtttcttgttctttttttcaAAGCACATGTGCTATATAGAATAGTGAAACTCACCAATTTCTGAAAATTGTAACTTCATGGTATTTAAAAGAAATACAATAATTGCTGGGAGCTGAGTGTACAGATCAATGCTAAACGAAAGTAAATTCCTATCATGATAGATGAACAGTGTAATATCTCATTTTTGTATGATATAGTTGCTACTGATTCACAGCTCCATTAATAGTAGTATAGGTGGAACTGATGGCTCCTATTCCTTTGCTGAAGATAACAAAGATTCTGGTACTCACATAACAGGGAAACAATTTCTTATTAAGTTTACATTCTGCAAATACCATCAGATTCATCCACTATTTATATTTTAGTAAATGCGTGTAAAATGCAAAAAAGGAATTAAATGCTGAAATATAACTGTGAAGATTAATGCAACAgtaaaaagaaaaaggacatgGGAGTAAGTTGTTTCAATCAGTTTGTGGTTTATGGACCTCCAACGGTTTAATGAATAATGTTAAATGCTAAGGAGACTTATATCAATCACCTTGAAGGGCAGTATGTTCAGTTTCTCTAAACCTGGAGCCATGCTCAGGACCTTCTTTCCATGGTCCGGGTTGTACAAATCCCTCTTTTCTGTGGGATGGCCCATCCCAGCAGGATCACGGCCTACTATGTAGAAATTGGCACCAGCATTAATTCGTGCTTTTGCATGCCACTGCACTTCTGTTGGACCAGCATAATGCATTGGAGAGGGAAATATAGACACTATAGTAGTCTCAGGATCAAGGACTCCATCTTCTAAGACCTGTACAGATCAACTTCAGCAATTTGCATGATACATCTGGTAAACATTTAAGATGACAAATGTATACCTTGCTGTGCTGTTCCATTCTAACAGGCAGTGGGACATCATCAGCTTTCGTAAACCCACCTAATGGATGCAGTAGTAGGATGGGATTCTTGTAACCCATTTCCAATAGACGCCTTCTAGTGTCATTCATCAACAGTGCATGACCATTATGTACTGGATTTCTCAACTGGAAGGCAAACACAGCATCAGCCCCCCTCTTGTCGAACTCATTCCTGAGTTGCCGAGGTGAAAGTCTGTAGTGATCAAGACCATCATTGTATTTGATGGGTTCCAACACCTCCAGATCACCACCAATCAGCCAGTTCCCAGCTGATGCAATAGCCTCATCAACATAGGGTAAACCAGGTGCAGTTGTACCCCATATTCTTGCGATTCTTTCTTCTTTATTGTGGGGGTATATTTCGACTCTGAGGAACAGAGATGAATGTATCATAATCAAACATTTTGACAGGAACTCGGCAT
The sequence above is drawn from the Panicum hallii strain FIL2 chromosome 7, PHallii_v3.1, whole genome shotgun sequence genome and encodes:
- the LOC112901645 gene encoding ATP sulfurylase 2-like, which codes for MATTHLLTPPRLHHPSPSPSPSPAARLRATASLAHPLLPSRPRLSALHSHSPSPRHHRLRRTMSVRSSLIDPDGGALVELVAPPDRLPALRAEADALPRVRLAPVDLQWAHVLAEGWASPLRGFMREAEYLQSLHFNCIRLPDGGLVNMSLPIVLAIGDAEKERIGDKPDVALEGPDGGVVAILRRVEIYPHNKEERIARIWGTTAPGLPYVDEAIASAGNWLIGGDLEVLEPIKYNDGLDHYRLSPRQLRNEFDKRGADAVFAFQLRNPVHNGHALLMNDTRRRLLEMGYKNPILLLHPLGGFTKADDVPLPVRMEQHSKVLEDGVLDPETTIVSIFPSPMHYAGPTEVQWHAKARINAGANFYIVGRDPAGMGHPTEKRDLYNPDHGKKVLSMAPGLEKLNILPFKVAAYDTVAKKMAFFDPSRSQDFLFISGTKMRTFAKNGENPPDGFMCPGGWKVLVDYYNSLQAEEVTPVPV